The Argentina anserina chromosome 3, drPotAnse1.1, whole genome shotgun sequence genome includes a region encoding these proteins:
- the LOC126786620 gene encoding nuclear pore complex protein NUP214 isoform X3, translating into MSKKIVQVEEEIEGNLVETDDYIFDKIGEAFPIRTDDFTFDPQSSPSRPLAVSEKHGLLFVAHSSGFFVARTRDVMASAAEIKEKGRSSCSSSSIQQLSVVDVPLAKLHILALSTDNYTLVATADSDIHFFSVGSLLDKCIEPSYSCSLSDSSSVKDMQWTKKSENIYVLLSNLGKLYHGTVGGPLKDLMDNVDAVEWSLKGKLIAVARKDTLYILSSNFVEKSSMLLSFKSWLDDPDTNSIIKVDTIRWVRSDSIILGYFQLNADGNEENYLVQVIQIKDGKFTNESCKPVVRSFYDMFSCIIDDILPSGSGPYLLLSYLEECELAITANKKNADQHVVYLSWSLGEENNEAVIVDIVRDNLKPRIELQENGDDNLILGLCMDKISVSQKVSVGLGMEQRELSPYCILICLTLDGKLIMYHVASVSGDTVKPASVSSSDEEEDSAALGTVGCEPAKLSPDLQKEQFGKLAVEAPWADKDIKELDRIVSLHVLTKDDQKSLALNETSVLKEESTYNNKKVEPLTRSQSFKGQQELIFSNPHLNKNGKQMQLPVQENKGIPHACTDSFSQDGDSLVFRNLSKTGTQKNSVLGTSSVSFVETGVKSLGKMESTDLQMFSSQSSSSGEITSSMGTDAKSPSVPSTFIKGSRSGTSTTLSFSGMPVENRGRRSSTAGGNIASVPPVPPISSFQMSSQEMFLIDKSFNHKIYPVKENHREHPHSRMPNSEPSLSKKFGNITEMTRELDMFLQSIEEPGGFRDACIVNQRSSVETLEREVGILYERCRIWKGTMNERLNEVQHLFDMTIQVLARKIYMDGIVKQASDSQYWDFWSGQKLSSELELKRRHISKMNQDLTDQLIRLERHFNGLELNKFGENDRVHAGQSSSQSRFGHSRHTQSLHSLHSTMTSQLAAADQLSECLSKQMVALKIEPPSVKQKNVKKELFETIGITYDASFSSPSPDVSKFRGTPKEKLSFSLGSSTAKDRPRRNSSATKNYEPETARRRRDSLDRSWANYEPTKATVKRLLLQESGKVSVNRSSLSADKQRISPRLERSAVTHPQDHTVPATLFHPSENKGIQDTHSKQALENPATPFVFPKESARQNFMREINQTAENSGGGIISVKKSESVSAREKFVFPSDTSQNPYTFMVPTQTAPVLKKTYDMPNSSPENGVLPIENSLKDRPLNTTIPSPESGKKHNSPFSSSFLVSVAPSATSSMSVSAPPSSIFSSSSASLSSVSSASSTLPSLPSLMSPNRPLTNSKTTADMNKPVSTSFPVSAFPSPVVVPSGSFSMSVSKSPLPSDIAPATKSASESPDTEIQPLSKTAVNSNTIVPPVDSGPSPAETNPNLKPLILPPVTVENSTGLAPDNQSSFSNASPAPVVAPGSQPSLKNTSGPTLNVIVNAQQEQTSAGQSLFPAALSNSGSAASRTIDVQNAQEDDMDEEAPDTSSLVGLDFGSLGAFELGSSPNPTAAKPNPFGGSFGNAATNVATSPFPMTVPSGGLFQPASLNFQSLHPSPSSQPANPGAFASGFGTSTTAPYPSPGGFGQPSQVGPGQQALGSVLGAFGQSRQLGTALPGTGFGSPGGFGGGIASNKPTGGLSDAATGGFAGASSTVGGFAAVASGGGGFAALASGAGGFGGASSGFGGFGGAASGFGGFGGAASGGPGFGGAASGGSGFGGAAAGGSGFGGAAAGSSGFGGAAPAGSGFAGANAAGGGFGAFGGQQGSGGFSAFGSGGTGKPPDLLFQMRK; encoded by the exons atGAGTAAGAAAATCGTTCAAGTCGAAGAAGAAATTGAAGGAAACCTTGTAGAGACAGACGACTACATATTTGATAAGATCGGCGAGGCCTTTCCGATTAGGACTGATGATTTCACCTTCGATCCCCAAAGCAGCCCCTCCCGGCCACTCGCCGTATCGGAGAAGCACGGCCTCCTCTTCGTCGCTCATTCTTCCG GGTTTTTCGTCGCGAGGACTAGAGATGTTATGGCCTCCGCCGCCGAGATTAAGGAGAAGGGAAGAAGCTCTTGTTCATCTTCATCCATACAGCAGCTGAGTGTTGTTGACGTTCCCCTTGCCAAGCTTCACATTCTCGCACTCTCTACCGATAATTATACTCTTGTAGCTACTGCAGATTCCGACATTCACTTCTTCTCCGTCGGTTCTCTCCTCGATAAG TGTATAGAACCATCTTACTCTTGCTCACTCAGTGATTCCAGCTCTGTCAAGGACATGCAATGGACAaagaaatcagaaaatatatatgtgcttctttcaaatcTCGGAAAGCTCTATCATGGAACGGTTGGTGGCCCTCTGAAGGATCTAATGGACAATGTTGATGctg TTGAATGGAGCTTAAAAGGAAAATTAATTGCTGTGGCAAGGAAGGATACTCTTTACATTTTGTCATCTAACTTTGTTGAGAAGTCATCTATGCTACTTTCATTCAAGTCCTGGCTTGATGATCCTGATACAAACTCCATCATAaaag TGGATACTATCAGGTGGGTTCGCTCTGATAGCATCATTTTGGGATACTTTCAACTGAATGCAGATGGGAATGAAGAAAATTACCTTGTACAAGTAATACAAATCAAAGATGGCAAATTCACTAAT GAATCCTGCAAGCCAGTGGTTAGATCTTTCTATGATATGTTTTCATGTATCATTGATGACATTTTGCCGTCTGGAAGCGGACCATACTTATTATTGAGCTATCTGGAGGAATG TGAACTTGCAATAACTGCTAACAAGAAGAATGCGGATCAGCATGTTGTATACCTTAGTTGGTCGCTGGGGGAGGAAAACAATGAAGCTGTAATTGTAGATATCGTACGAGATAATTTGAAACCGAGAATTGAGCTTCAAG AAAATGGTGATGATAATTTGATATTGGGGCTCTGCATGGACAAAATTTCAGTAAGCCAGAAAGTCAGTGTCGGACTTGGAATGGAACAGAGAGAACTCTCACCATACTGCATTCTAATTTGTCTGACACTAGACGGAAAGCTAATTATGTACCATGTTGCCAG TGTTAGTGGTGATACAGTTAAGCCTGCTAGTGTTTCTAGTtctgatgaggaagaagattcTGCTGCATTGGGAACTGTAGGATGTGAACCAGCTAAATTGTCTCCCGATCTGCAGAAGGAACAATTTGGAAAGCTTGCTGTGGAGGCACCTTGGGCTGATAAGGACATAAAGGAACTTGACAGAATAGTAAGTCTTCATGTCCTCACAAAAGATGACCAGAAGTCTCTTGCTCTAAACGAGACTTCGGTGCTCAAGGAAGAAAGTACCTACAATAACAAGAAAGTGGAGCCTTTAACAAGGTCTCAGTCGTTTAAAGGTCAACAGGAACTTATTTTCTCGAACCCCCACTTAAATAAAAATGGTAAACAAATGCAGCTCCCTGTACAGGAAAACAAAGGTATACCACATGCATGTACTGATTCTTTTTCCCAAGATGGGGATAGTCTTGTGTTCAGGAACTTGAGCAAGACAGGAACTCAAAAAAATTCTGTACTTGGTACGAGCAGTGTCTCTTTTGTTGAGACGGGGGTGAAATCTCTAGGAAAAATGGAGTCAACAGATTTACAAATGTTTTCATCTCAGTCCTCTTCAAGTGGTGAAATCACATCTTCAATGGGCACCGATGCAAAGTCTCCAAGTGTGCCTTCAACTTTTATTAAAGGTAGCAGATCTGGAACTTCAACTACATTAAGCTTTTCTGGTATGCCAGTTGAGAACAGGGGAAGGAGATCATCAACTGCTGGTGGAAATATTGCATCAGTACCTCCCGTACCTCCCATTTCTAGCTTCCAAATGTCATCACAGGAAATGTTTTTGATTGACAAGTCTTTCAACCACAAGATTTATCCAGTGAAGGAAAATCACAGAGAACATCCCCATTCAAGGATGCCAAACTCCGAACCAAGTTTATCAAAAAAATTTGGCAAT ATAACAGAGATGACCAGGGAGTTGGATATGTTCCTACAGTCTATAGAGGAACCAGGTGGATTCAGGGATGCCTGCATTGTTAATCAGAGAAGTTCTGTTGAAACATTGGAGAGAGAGGTTGGGATTCTGTATGAGAGATGCCGAATATGGAAG GGCACTATGAATGAACGACTTAATGAAGTACAACATCTTTTTGACATGACTATACAAG TACTGGCACGGAAAATATACATGGACGGGATTGTGAAACAAGCTTCTGATAGCCAATATTGGGACTTCTGGAGTGGTCAGAAATTGAGTTCAGAACTTGAGCTGAAGAGGCGACATATTTCAAAAATGAATCAG GATTTGACTGATCAGTTAATTAGGTTGGAAAGACATTTTAATGGCCTTGAGCTTAACAAATTTGGTGAAAATGATAGAGTTCATGCTGGTCAAAGCTCTTCACAAAGTCGATTTGGGCATTCAAG ACACACTCAGTCCTTGCATAGTCTACATAGCACAATGACATCACAATTAGCTGCAGCCGATCAACTGTCTGAGTGTCTATCAAAACAAATGGTGGCACTAAAGATTGAGCCGCCTTCTGTAAAACAGAAGAATGTGAAAAAGGAGTTGTTTGAAACTATAGGGATTACTTATGATGCCTCTTTCAGTTCCCCTTCCCCAGATGTGTCAAAGTTTCGTGGTACTCCCAAAGAGAAACTATCATTCTCTTTGGGTTCATCTACTGCTAAAGATCGACCCAGGAGAAATTCAAGCGCCACAAAGAATTATGAACCAGAAACTgcaaggaggaggagagactCACTAGATAGG AGCTGGGCGAACTACGAGCCTACAAAAGCCACTGTCAAAAGGTTGCTTTTGCAAGAAAGTGGGAAGGTAAGTGTGAATAGATCATCATTATCGGCTGATAAGCAACGCATTAGCCCTCGCCTGGAGCGTTCAGCCGTTACTCATCCACAGGATCACACGGTGCCTGCAACGCTCTTTCATCCATCTGAAAACAAAG GCATCCAGGATACACACTCAAAACAGGCTTTGGAAAACCCTGCAACTCCATTTGTTTTTCCAAAGGAATCAGCAAGGCAAAATTTTATGAGGGAAATTAACCAGACAGCAGAAAATTCTGGTGGGGGCATAATATCTGTTAAGAAGTCCGAATCAGTTTCTGCAAGGGAAAAGTTTGTTTTTCCATCAGACACTAGTCAAAACCCATATACTTTTATGGTACCTACACAGACAGCTCCAGTGCTTAAGAAAACCTACGATATGCCAAATTCATCTCCTGAAAATGGTGTACTTCCAATAGAAAATAGTTTGAAGGATAGGCCTTTGAACACAACAATTCCATCTCCAGAATCTGGGAAAAAACATAATTCTCCATTTTCTTCCTCATTTCTTGTTTCTGTGGCCCCTTCTGCGACATCCTCAATGTCAGTTTCAGCACCCCCATCTTCAATATTTAGTTCCTCATCAGCTTCTCTATCGTCTGTATCAAGTGCCTCATCAACTTTGCCTTCCTTACCCTCCTTGATGTCTCCAAACAGACCTTTGACAAACTCAAAGACTACAGCTGATATGAATAAACCTGTCTCAACATCATTCCCAGTATCAGCTTTTCCCTCTCCAGTTGTTGTACCTTCTGGTTCTTTCTCGATGAGTGTTTCAAAATCACCATTGCCCTCTGACATTGCACCTGCGACGAAGTCCGCATCAGAATCTCCAGACACAGAGATTCAACCACTATCAAAGACTGCTGTGAATTCTAATACTATAGTACCCCCAGTGGATTCTGGACCTTCTCCTGCTGAAACTAATCCAAATCTCAAACCTTTGATATTACCTCCAGTTACAGTTGAAAATTCAACAGGCCTAGCTCCTGATAATCAGTCCAGTTTCAGCAATGCTAGTCCTGCACCAGTGGTGGCACCAGGAAGCCAACCCAGTTTGAAGAATACATCAGGTCCTACACTGAATGTGATTGTAAATGCTCAGCAGGAACAGACATCTGCTGGACAATCTCTATTTCCTGCAGCACTCTCCAATTCAGGGAGTGCTGCTAGTAGAACCATAGATGTCCAAAATGCCCAGGAGGATGACATGGATGAAGAGGCTCCTGACACAAGTAGCCTGGTTGGACTTGATTTTGGAAGCCTCGGTGCATTTGAGCTTGGCTCTTCCCCTAACCCGACCGCTGCTAAACCCAATCCATTTGGTGGATCATTTGGTAATGCAGCAACAAATGTGGCAACTTCGCCTTTCCCCATGACTGTTCCTAGTGGAGGGTTGTTTCAGCCTGCATCTCTTAACTTCCAGTCTCTCCATCCTTCTCCATCATCTCAGCCAGCAAATCCAGGTGCATTTGCTAGTGGGTTTGGCACTAGTACTACGGCCCCATATCCCAGTCCGGGTGGGTTTGGCCAGCCATCACAGGTTGGACCAGGGCAGCAGGCATTGGGATCAGTTTTGGGTGCTTTTGGACAGTCGAGACAGCTAGGTACTGCTTTACCAGGAACTGGTTTTGGATCACCTGGTGGTTTTGGTGGTGGCATTGCTAGCAATAAACCTACAGGTGGTTTGTCAGATGCTGCCACCGGAGGATTTGCAGGCGCTTCTTCTACTGTTGGCGGTTTTGCGGCTGTGGCTTCTGGTGGTGGTGGATTTGCTGCTTTGGCTTCAGGGGCTGGGGGTTTTGGCGGTGCGTCTTCAGGGTTTGGGGGTTTTGGCGGTGCGGCTTCAGGGTTTGGGGGTTTTGGGGGGGCGGCTTCAGGGGGTCCGGGTTTTGGCGGGGCGGCTTCAGGGGGTTCGGGTTTTGGCGGGGCGGCTGCAGGGGGTTCGGGTTTCGGTGGTGCAGCAGCAGGGAGTTCGGGTTTTGGTGGTGCTGCTCCAGCTGGTAGCGGGTTTGCAGGAGCCAATGCAGCAG GTGGTGGATTTGGTGCATTCGGTGGCCAGCAAGGATCTGGTGGTTTCTCTGCTTTTGGTAGTGGAGGAACCGGTAAGCCTCCAGACTTGTTATTCCAGATGAGGAAATAA
- the LOC126786620 gene encoding nuclear pore complex protein NUP214 isoform X2: MSKKIVQVEEEIEGNLVETDDYIFDKIGEAFPIRTDDFTFDPQSSPSRPLAVSEKHGLLFVAHSSGFFVARTRDVMASAAEIKEKGRSSCSSSSIQQLSVVDVPLAKLHILALSTDNYTLVATADSDIHFFSVGSLLDKCIEPSYSCSLSDSSSVKDMQWTKKSENIYVLLSNLGKLYHGTVGGPLKDLMDNVDAVEWSLKGKLIAVARKDTLYILSSNFVEKSSMLLSFKSWLDDPDTNSIIKDWPLSSSETEVFSQSSVDTIRWVRSDSIILGYFQLNADGNEENYLVQVIQIKDGKFTNESCKPVVRSFYDMFSCIIDDILPSGSGPYLLLSYLEECELAITANKKNADQHVVYLSWSLGEENNEAVIVDIVRDNLKPRIELQENGDDNLILGLCMDKISVSQKVSVGLGMEQRELSPYCILICLTLDGKLIMYHVASVSGDTVKPASVSSSDEEEDSAALGTVGCEPAKLSPDLQKEQFGKLAVEAPWADKDIKELDRIVSLHVLTKDDQKSLALNETSVLKEESTYNNKKVEPLTRSQSFKGQQELIFSNPHLNKNGKQMQLPVQENKGIPHACTDSFSQDGDSLVFRNLSKTGTQKNSVLGTSSVSFVETGVKSLGKMESTDLQMFSSQSSSSGEITSSMGTDAKSPSVPSTFIKGSRSGTSTTLSFSGMPVENRGRRSSTAGGNIASVPPVPPISSFQMSSQEMFLIDKSFNHKIYPVKENHREHPHSRMPNSEPSLSKKFGNITEMTRELDMFLQSIEEPGGFRDACIVNQRSSVETLEREVGILYERCRIWKGTMNERLNEVQHLFDMTIQVLARKIYMDGIVKQASDSQYWDFWSGQKLSSELELKRRHISKMNQDLTDQLIRLERHFNGLELNKFGENDRVHAGQSSSQSRFGHSRHTQSLHSLHSTMTSQLAAADQLSECLSKQMVALKIEPPSVKQKNVKKELFETIGITYDASFSSPSPDVSKFRGTPKEKLSFSLGSSTAKDRPRRNSSATKNYEPETARRRRDSLDRSWANYEPTKATVKRLLLQESGKVSVNRSSLSADKQRISPRLERSAVTHPQDHTVPATLFHPSENKGIQDTHSKQALENPATPFVFPKESARQNFMREINQTAENSGGGIISVKKSESVSAREKFVFPSDTSQNPYTFMVPTQTAPVLKKTYDMPNSSPENGVLPIENSLKDRPLNTTIPSPESGKKHNSPFSSSFLVSVAPSATSSMSVSAPPSSIFSSSSASLSSVSSASSTLPSLPSLMSPNRPLTNSKTTADMNKPVSTSFPVSAFPSPVVVPSGSFSMSVSKSPLPSDIAPATKSASESPDTEIQPLSKTAVNSNTIVPPVDSGPSPAETNPNLKPLILPPVTVENSTGLAPDNQSSFSNASPAPVVAPGSQPSLKNTSGPTLNVIVNAQQEQTSAGQSLFPAALSNSGSAASRTIDVQNAQEDDMDEEAPDTSSLVGLDFGSLGAFELGSSPNPTAAKPNPFGGSFGNAATNVATSPFPMTVPSGGLFQPASLNFQSLHPSPSSQPANPGAFASGFGTSTTAPYPSPGGFGQPSQVGPGQQALGSVLGAFGQSRQLGTALPGTGFGSPGGFGGGIASNKPTGGLSDAATGGFAGASSTVGGFAAVASGGGGFAALASGAGGFGGASSGFGGFGGAASGFGGFGGAASGGPGFGGAASGGSGFGGAAAGGSGFGGAAPAGSGFAGANAAGGGFGAFGGQQGSGGFSAFGSGGTGKPPDLLFQMRK; the protein is encoded by the exons atGAGTAAGAAAATCGTTCAAGTCGAAGAAGAAATTGAAGGAAACCTTGTAGAGACAGACGACTACATATTTGATAAGATCGGCGAGGCCTTTCCGATTAGGACTGATGATTTCACCTTCGATCCCCAAAGCAGCCCCTCCCGGCCACTCGCCGTATCGGAGAAGCACGGCCTCCTCTTCGTCGCTCATTCTTCCG GGTTTTTCGTCGCGAGGACTAGAGATGTTATGGCCTCCGCCGCCGAGATTAAGGAGAAGGGAAGAAGCTCTTGTTCATCTTCATCCATACAGCAGCTGAGTGTTGTTGACGTTCCCCTTGCCAAGCTTCACATTCTCGCACTCTCTACCGATAATTATACTCTTGTAGCTACTGCAGATTCCGACATTCACTTCTTCTCCGTCGGTTCTCTCCTCGATAAG TGTATAGAACCATCTTACTCTTGCTCACTCAGTGATTCCAGCTCTGTCAAGGACATGCAATGGACAaagaaatcagaaaatatatatgtgcttctttcaaatcTCGGAAAGCTCTATCATGGAACGGTTGGTGGCCCTCTGAAGGATCTAATGGACAATGTTGATGctg TTGAATGGAGCTTAAAAGGAAAATTAATTGCTGTGGCAAGGAAGGATACTCTTTACATTTTGTCATCTAACTTTGTTGAGAAGTCATCTATGCTACTTTCATTCAAGTCCTGGCTTGATGATCCTGATACAAACTCCATCATAaaag ATTGGCCATTATCAAGCTCTGAAACTGAagtattttctcaatcatcagTGGATACTATCAGGTGGGTTCGCTCTGATAGCATCATTTTGGGATACTTTCAACTGAATGCAGATGGGAATGAAGAAAATTACCTTGTACAAGTAATACAAATCAAAGATGGCAAATTCACTAAT GAATCCTGCAAGCCAGTGGTTAGATCTTTCTATGATATGTTTTCATGTATCATTGATGACATTTTGCCGTCTGGAAGCGGACCATACTTATTATTGAGCTATCTGGAGGAATG TGAACTTGCAATAACTGCTAACAAGAAGAATGCGGATCAGCATGTTGTATACCTTAGTTGGTCGCTGGGGGAGGAAAACAATGAAGCTGTAATTGTAGATATCGTACGAGATAATTTGAAACCGAGAATTGAGCTTCAAG AAAATGGTGATGATAATTTGATATTGGGGCTCTGCATGGACAAAATTTCAGTAAGCCAGAAAGTCAGTGTCGGACTTGGAATGGAACAGAGAGAACTCTCACCATACTGCATTCTAATTTGTCTGACACTAGACGGAAAGCTAATTATGTACCATGTTGCCAG TGTTAGTGGTGATACAGTTAAGCCTGCTAGTGTTTCTAGTtctgatgaggaagaagattcTGCTGCATTGGGAACTGTAGGATGTGAACCAGCTAAATTGTCTCCCGATCTGCAGAAGGAACAATTTGGAAAGCTTGCTGTGGAGGCACCTTGGGCTGATAAGGACATAAAGGAACTTGACAGAATAGTAAGTCTTCATGTCCTCACAAAAGATGACCAGAAGTCTCTTGCTCTAAACGAGACTTCGGTGCTCAAGGAAGAAAGTACCTACAATAACAAGAAAGTGGAGCCTTTAACAAGGTCTCAGTCGTTTAAAGGTCAACAGGAACTTATTTTCTCGAACCCCCACTTAAATAAAAATGGTAAACAAATGCAGCTCCCTGTACAGGAAAACAAAGGTATACCACATGCATGTACTGATTCTTTTTCCCAAGATGGGGATAGTCTTGTGTTCAGGAACTTGAGCAAGACAGGAACTCAAAAAAATTCTGTACTTGGTACGAGCAGTGTCTCTTTTGTTGAGACGGGGGTGAAATCTCTAGGAAAAATGGAGTCAACAGATTTACAAATGTTTTCATCTCAGTCCTCTTCAAGTGGTGAAATCACATCTTCAATGGGCACCGATGCAAAGTCTCCAAGTGTGCCTTCAACTTTTATTAAAGGTAGCAGATCTGGAACTTCAACTACATTAAGCTTTTCTGGTATGCCAGTTGAGAACAGGGGAAGGAGATCATCAACTGCTGGTGGAAATATTGCATCAGTACCTCCCGTACCTCCCATTTCTAGCTTCCAAATGTCATCACAGGAAATGTTTTTGATTGACAAGTCTTTCAACCACAAGATTTATCCAGTGAAGGAAAATCACAGAGAACATCCCCATTCAAGGATGCCAAACTCCGAACCAAGTTTATCAAAAAAATTTGGCAAT ATAACAGAGATGACCAGGGAGTTGGATATGTTCCTACAGTCTATAGAGGAACCAGGTGGATTCAGGGATGCCTGCATTGTTAATCAGAGAAGTTCTGTTGAAACATTGGAGAGAGAGGTTGGGATTCTGTATGAGAGATGCCGAATATGGAAG GGCACTATGAATGAACGACTTAATGAAGTACAACATCTTTTTGACATGACTATACAAG TACTGGCACGGAAAATATACATGGACGGGATTGTGAAACAAGCTTCTGATAGCCAATATTGGGACTTCTGGAGTGGTCAGAAATTGAGTTCAGAACTTGAGCTGAAGAGGCGACATATTTCAAAAATGAATCAG GATTTGACTGATCAGTTAATTAGGTTGGAAAGACATTTTAATGGCCTTGAGCTTAACAAATTTGGTGAAAATGATAGAGTTCATGCTGGTCAAAGCTCTTCACAAAGTCGATTTGGGCATTCAAG ACACACTCAGTCCTTGCATAGTCTACATAGCACAATGACATCACAATTAGCTGCAGCCGATCAACTGTCTGAGTGTCTATCAAAACAAATGGTGGCACTAAAGATTGAGCCGCCTTCTGTAAAACAGAAGAATGTGAAAAAGGAGTTGTTTGAAACTATAGGGATTACTTATGATGCCTCTTTCAGTTCCCCTTCCCCAGATGTGTCAAAGTTTCGTGGTACTCCCAAAGAGAAACTATCATTCTCTTTGGGTTCATCTACTGCTAAAGATCGACCCAGGAGAAATTCAAGCGCCACAAAGAATTATGAACCAGAAACTgcaaggaggaggagagactCACTAGATAGG AGCTGGGCGAACTACGAGCCTACAAAAGCCACTGTCAAAAGGTTGCTTTTGCAAGAAAGTGGGAAGGTAAGTGTGAATAGATCATCATTATCGGCTGATAAGCAACGCATTAGCCCTCGCCTGGAGCGTTCAGCCGTTACTCATCCACAGGATCACACGGTGCCTGCAACGCTCTTTCATCCATCTGAAAACAAAG GCATCCAGGATACACACTCAAAACAGGCTTTGGAAAACCCTGCAACTCCATTTGTTTTTCCAAAGGAATCAGCAAGGCAAAATTTTATGAGGGAAATTAACCAGACAGCAGAAAATTCTGGTGGGGGCATAATATCTGTTAAGAAGTCCGAATCAGTTTCTGCAAGGGAAAAGTTTGTTTTTCCATCAGACACTAGTCAAAACCCATATACTTTTATGGTACCTACACAGACAGCTCCAGTGCTTAAGAAAACCTACGATATGCCAAATTCATCTCCTGAAAATGGTGTACTTCCAATAGAAAATAGTTTGAAGGATAGGCCTTTGAACACAACAATTCCATCTCCAGAATCTGGGAAAAAACATAATTCTCCATTTTCTTCCTCATTTCTTGTTTCTGTGGCCCCTTCTGCGACATCCTCAATGTCAGTTTCAGCACCCCCATCTTCAATATTTAGTTCCTCATCAGCTTCTCTATCGTCTGTATCAAGTGCCTCATCAACTTTGCCTTCCTTACCCTCCTTGATGTCTCCAAACAGACCTTTGACAAACTCAAAGACTACAGCTGATATGAATAAACCTGTCTCAACATCATTCCCAGTATCAGCTTTTCCCTCTCCAGTTGTTGTACCTTCTGGTTCTTTCTCGATGAGTGTTTCAAAATCACCATTGCCCTCTGACATTGCACCTGCGACGAAGTCCGCATCAGAATCTCCAGACACAGAGATTCAACCACTATCAAAGACTGCTGTGAATTCTAATACTATAGTACCCCCAGTGGATTCTGGACCTTCTCCTGCTGAAACTAATCCAAATCTCAAACCTTTGATATTACCTCCAGTTACAGTTGAAAATTCAACAGGCCTAGCTCCTGATAATCAGTCCAGTTTCAGCAATGCTAGTCCTGCACCAGTGGTGGCACCAGGAAGCCAACCCAGTTTGAAGAATACATCAGGTCCTACACTGAATGTGATTGTAAATGCTCAGCAGGAACAGACATCTGCTGGACAATCTCTATTTCCTGCAGCACTCTCCAATTCAGGGAGTGCTGCTAGTAGAACCATAGATGTCCAAAATGCCCAGGAGGATGACATGGATGAAGAGGCTCCTGACACAAGTAGCCTGGTTGGACTTGATTTTGGAAGCCTCGGTGCATTTGAGCTTGGCTCTTCCCCTAACCCGACCGCTGCTAAACCCAATCCATTTGGTGGATCATTTGGTAATGCAGCAACAAATGTGGCAACTTCGCCTTTCCCCATGACTGTTCCTAGTGGAGGGTTGTTTCAGCCTGCATCTCTTAACTTCCAGTCTCTCCATCCTTCTCCATCATCTCAGCCAGCAAATCCAGGTGCATTTGCTAGTGGGTTTGGCACTAGTACTACGGCCCCATATCCCAGTCCGGGTGGGTTTGGCCAGCCATCACAGGTTGGACCAGGGCAGCAGGCATTGGGATCAGTTTTGGGTGCTTTTGGACAGTCGAGACAGCTAGGTACTGCTTTACCAGGAACTGGTTTTGGATCACCTGGTGGTTTTGGTGGTGGCATTGCTAGCAATAAACCTACAGGTGGTTTGTCAGATGCTGCCACCGGAGGATTTGCAGGCGCTTCTTCTACTGTTGGCGGTTTTGCGGCTGTGGCTTCTGGTGGTGGTGGATTTGCTGCTTTGGCTTCAGGGGCTGGGGGTTTTGGCGGTGCGTCTTCAGGGTTTGGGGGTTTTGGCGGTGCGGCTTCAGGGTTTGGGGGTTTTGGGGGGGCGGCTTCAGGGGGTCCGGGTTTTGGCGGGGCGGCTTCAGGGGGTTCGGGTTTTGGCGGGGCGGCTGCAGGGGGTTCGGGTTT TGGTGGTGCTGCTCCAGCTGGTAGCGGGTTTGCAGGAGCCAATGCAGCAG GTGGTGGATTTGGTGCATTCGGTGGCCAGCAAGGATCTGGTGGTTTCTCTGCTTTTGGTAGTGGAGGAACCGGTAAGCCTCCAGACTTGTTATTCCAGATGAGGAAATAA